A single genomic interval of Cucumis sativus cultivar 9930 chromosome 5, Cucumber_9930_V3, whole genome shotgun sequence harbors:
- the LOC101211903 gene encoding uncharacterized protein LOC101211903 isoform X1 translates to MTDFQSLQQKPDSSDARAELERGLEELMRGHLDECIPFASCSSAANQEVEDEEGDQLLRRRRRSDLEGDDLAESSAARRRHSRILSRWAARQAQEMITTIERRNRESELMALARLHTVSMLDSSFLRESHSPTSRQQTTVETPSTQASAILQMWRELEDDHVLNRARERVRERLRQQTSVDSSTNMSSTNMSDSRGSENQGSLVDASGSENDFGPWNHDQIASQHVRDENNGSSREQSPDLGEVERERVGQIVRGWMESGISDPSPNVSERSPRSRAEWLGETERERVRIVREWVQMTSQQRGSRGERREDRGTGRGAQADRSRDALVADQDEGQNEHIRRDLLRLRGRQAILDLLVRIERERQRELQGLLEHRAVSDFAHRNRIQSLLRGRFLRNERTVEEERPPSMAASEIVQLQQRHTVSGLREGFRSRLENIVRGQADGQSDSATNSDMNDSRNDRGQTNGSQNIEQEYVQSQPESQVAETSRLPDQLDNMESNSEIENMNWQETTNQDGDWRGQIPEDDRRNWQRTTFGPLSEWREDNAEDVTVNWQANSSNAWSPPSTQVNAERREVHPAEPAAVWHERGTREAAGNWSEGPPGPFRNRRSVPVRRFNRFHPPDDDNVYSMELRELLSRRSVSNLLRSGFRESLDQLIQSYVDRQGRAPIDWDLHRTLPSPAPASPPQDQDQQNEQTDEQNDAVNRPTLVLPSPPVPPPQPLWHHDLHHTSWSRHTMHRSEIQEWEIINDLRADMARLHQGMNHMQRMLEACMDMQLELQRSVRQEVSAALNRSAGEKGLPAETSEDGSKWCHVRKGTCCVCCDSHIDSLLYRCGHMCTCSKCANELVRGGGKCPLCRAPIVEVIRAYSIL, encoded by the exons ATGACAGATTTTCAATCGCTACAACAGAAGCCTGATTCTAGTGATGCCCGAGCGGAATTAGAGCGTGGACTTGAGGAGTTAATGCGTGGGCACCTGGATGAATGTATTCCATTTGCTTCATGTAGTTCTGCTGCCAatcaagaagttgaggatgAAGAAGGTGATCAGCTTCTACGGAGGAGAAGGCGTTCTGATCTTGAGGGTGATGATTTAGCTGAATCTTCGGCTGCACGGCGTCGTCACTCTCGAATTTTGAGCCGCTGGGCTGCTCGACAGGCACAGGAAATGATAACAACAATTGAGAGGAGAAATCGTGAATCTGAGTTGATGGCACTTGCAAGATTGCATACCGTTTCAATGCTTGATTCGTCCTTTTTGAGGGAGTCCCATTCTCCGACTTCAAGGCAGCAGACTACCGTTGAGACTCCAAGCACACAAGCTTCTGCAATATTACAGATGTGGAGGGAGCTGGAGGATGACCATGTGTTGAATCGGGCTCGTGAGAGGGTGAGGGAAAGGTTGAGGCAGCAAACAAGTGTTGATTCTTCTACCAATATGTCCAGTACGAATATGTCTGATAGTCGGGGGAGTGAGAATCAGGGAAGCTTGGTGGATGCAAGTGGGAGTGAGAATGATTTCGGGCCATGGAACCATGATCAAATTGCATCACAGCATGTGAGGGATGAAAACAATGGTTCTAGCAGAGAGCAATCTCCCGATCTTGGCGAAGTTGAGAGGGAGAGAGTAGGGCAAATAGTACGGGGATGGATGGAGAGTGGAATTTCTGATCCATCACCAAATGTTTCTGAAAGGAGCCCAAGATCCAGAGCTGAATGGCTTGGGGAAACAGAACGTGAGAGAGTTAGGATTGTTAGGGAATGGGTACAAATGACCAGTCAACAAAGAGGAAGTCGTGgggaaagaagagaagatcGAGGAACTGGACGTGGTGCACAAGCTGATAGAAGCCGTGATGCATTGGTTGCTGACCAGGATGAAGGACAAAATGAACACATTCGCAGAGACTTATTAAGGTTGCGAGGAAGACAAGCAATACTTGATTTACTTGTAAGGATAGAAAGGGAAAGACAGAGGGAACTTCAAGGGCTTTTGGAGCATCGAGCGGTTTCTGACTTTGCCCATCGCAACCGTATCCAG TCATTACTTAGAGGTAGATTTTTGAGAAACGAAAGGACTGTGGAAGAGGAGCGGCCACCTTCTATGGCAGCAAGTGAGATAGTTCAGCTACAGCAGCGACACACTGTTTCTGGCTTAAG GGAGGGATTCCGCTCTAGATTGGAAAATATTGTTCGTGGTCAAGCAGACGGTCAATCTGATAGTGCAACTAACAGTGACATGAATGATTCTAGAAATGATCGAGGTCAGACGAATGGTTCACAGAACATTGAGCAAGAATATGTACAGTCACAGCCTGAGAGTCAGGTAGCTGAAACCAGTCGGTTGCCTGACCAACTTGATAACATGGAAAGTAACTCAGAGATAGAAAATATGAATTGGCAAGAAACTACAAATCAAGATGGGGACTGGCGCGGTCAAATTCCTGAGGATGATAGAAGAAACTGGCAACGGACAACCTTTGGGCCACTTAGTGAGTGGAGAGAAGATAATGCAGAGGATGTGACAGTGAATTGGCAGGCAAATTCTTCTAATGCTTGGTCACCCCCCAGTACACAGGTAAATgcagaaagaagagaagttcATCCAGCAGAACCTGCAGCAGTTTGGCATGAGAGAGGCACCCGAGAAGCTGCTGGAAATTGGTCAGAGGGGCCCCCTGGTCCTTTTAGAAATCGTCGGTCTGTTCCAGTGAGACGGTTCAACAGGTTTCACCCACCTGATGATGATAACGTCTATAGTATGGAACTTAGGGAACTCTTAAGCAG GAGAAGTGTTTCTAACCTTCTTCGTAGTGGTTTCCGGGAAAGTTTGGACCAATTAATACAATCGTACGTGGATAGGCAAGGTCGTGCTCCCATAGATTGGGATTTGCATAGAACTTTGCCTTCACCAGCTCCTGCTTCTCCACCTCAGGATCAAGACCAACAGAATGAACAGACTGACGAACAAAATGATGCTGTAAATAGACCCACTCTAGTGCTTCCATCTCCGCCAGTTCCTCCACCCCAACCACTTTGGCACCATGACCTGCATCATACCAGCTGGTCTCGTCATACCATGCACCGTTCGGAAATT CAGGAATGGGAGATTATTAACGATCTGAGAGCAGACATGGCAAGACTTCATCAAGGCATGAATCATATGCAGAGAATGTTGGAGGCTTGCATGGATATGCAACTAGAATTGCAGCGATCTGTTAGACAAGAAGTATCGGCAGCATTAAACAGATCTGCTGGTGAAAAAG GTCTACCCGCTGAGACATCAGAGGATGGTTCTAAATGGTGCCATGTGAGGAAGGGAACGTGTTGTGTTTGTTGCGACAGCCATATCGACTCTCTCCTCTACAG ATGTGGACACATGTGCACTTGTTCAAAATGTGCAAATGAGTTGGTCCGTGGTGGAGGCAAATGCCCTCTGTGTCGAGCACCAATCGTGGAAGTGATCCGGGCATACTCGATActgtag
- the LOC101211903 gene encoding uncharacterized protein LOC101211903 isoform X2, whose amino-acid sequence MTDFQSLQQKPDSSDARAELERGLEELMRGHLDECIPFASCSSAANQEVEDEEGDQLLRRRRRSDLEGDDLAESSAARRRHSRILSRWAARQAQEMITTIERRNRESELMALARLHTVSMLDSSFLRESHSPTSRQQTTVETPSTQASAILQMWRELEDDHVLNRARERVRERLRQQTSVDSSTNMSSTNMSDSRGSENQGSLVDASGSENDFGPWNHDQIASQHVRDENNGSSREQSPDLGEVERERVGQIVRGWMESGISDPSPNVSERSPRSRAEWLGETERERVRIVREWVQMTSQQRGSRGERREDRGTGRGAQADRSRDALVADQDEGQNEHIRRDLLRLRGRQAILDLLVRIERERQRELQGLLEHRAVSDFAHRNRIQSLLRGRFLRNERTVEEERPPSMAASEIVQLQQRHTVSGLREGFRSRLENIVRGQADGQSDSATNSDMNDSRNDRGQTNGSQNIEQEYVQSQPESQVAETSRLPDQLDNMESNSEIENMNWQETTNQDGDWRGQIPEDDRRNWQRTTFGPLSEWREDNAEDVTVNWQANSSNAWSPPSTQVNAERREVHPAEPAAVWHERGTREAAGNWSEGPPGPFRNRRSVPVRRFNRFHPPDDDNVYSMELRELLSRRSVSNLLRSGFRESLDQLIQSYVDRQGRAPIDWDLHRTLPSPAPASPPQDQDQQNEQTDEQNDAVNRPTLVLPSPPVPPPQPLWHHDLHHTSWSRHTMHRSEIEWEIINDLRADMARLHQGMNHMQRMLEACMDMQLELQRSVRQEVSAALNRSAGEKGLPAETSEDGSKWCHVRKGTCCVCCDSHIDSLLYRCGHMCTCSKCANELVRGGGKCPLCRAPIVEVIRAYSIL is encoded by the exons ATGACAGATTTTCAATCGCTACAACAGAAGCCTGATTCTAGTGATGCCCGAGCGGAATTAGAGCGTGGACTTGAGGAGTTAATGCGTGGGCACCTGGATGAATGTATTCCATTTGCTTCATGTAGTTCTGCTGCCAatcaagaagttgaggatgAAGAAGGTGATCAGCTTCTACGGAGGAGAAGGCGTTCTGATCTTGAGGGTGATGATTTAGCTGAATCTTCGGCTGCACGGCGTCGTCACTCTCGAATTTTGAGCCGCTGGGCTGCTCGACAGGCACAGGAAATGATAACAACAATTGAGAGGAGAAATCGTGAATCTGAGTTGATGGCACTTGCAAGATTGCATACCGTTTCAATGCTTGATTCGTCCTTTTTGAGGGAGTCCCATTCTCCGACTTCAAGGCAGCAGACTACCGTTGAGACTCCAAGCACACAAGCTTCTGCAATATTACAGATGTGGAGGGAGCTGGAGGATGACCATGTGTTGAATCGGGCTCGTGAGAGGGTGAGGGAAAGGTTGAGGCAGCAAACAAGTGTTGATTCTTCTACCAATATGTCCAGTACGAATATGTCTGATAGTCGGGGGAGTGAGAATCAGGGAAGCTTGGTGGATGCAAGTGGGAGTGAGAATGATTTCGGGCCATGGAACCATGATCAAATTGCATCACAGCATGTGAGGGATGAAAACAATGGTTCTAGCAGAGAGCAATCTCCCGATCTTGGCGAAGTTGAGAGGGAGAGAGTAGGGCAAATAGTACGGGGATGGATGGAGAGTGGAATTTCTGATCCATCACCAAATGTTTCTGAAAGGAGCCCAAGATCCAGAGCTGAATGGCTTGGGGAAACAGAACGTGAGAGAGTTAGGATTGTTAGGGAATGGGTACAAATGACCAGTCAACAAAGAGGAAGTCGTGgggaaagaagagaagatcGAGGAACTGGACGTGGTGCACAAGCTGATAGAAGCCGTGATGCATTGGTTGCTGACCAGGATGAAGGACAAAATGAACACATTCGCAGAGACTTATTAAGGTTGCGAGGAAGACAAGCAATACTTGATTTACTTGTAAGGATAGAAAGGGAAAGACAGAGGGAACTTCAAGGGCTTTTGGAGCATCGAGCGGTTTCTGACTTTGCCCATCGCAACCGTATCCAG TCATTACTTAGAGGTAGATTTTTGAGAAACGAAAGGACTGTGGAAGAGGAGCGGCCACCTTCTATGGCAGCAAGTGAGATAGTTCAGCTACAGCAGCGACACACTGTTTCTGGCTTAAG GGAGGGATTCCGCTCTAGATTGGAAAATATTGTTCGTGGTCAAGCAGACGGTCAATCTGATAGTGCAACTAACAGTGACATGAATGATTCTAGAAATGATCGAGGTCAGACGAATGGTTCACAGAACATTGAGCAAGAATATGTACAGTCACAGCCTGAGAGTCAGGTAGCTGAAACCAGTCGGTTGCCTGACCAACTTGATAACATGGAAAGTAACTCAGAGATAGAAAATATGAATTGGCAAGAAACTACAAATCAAGATGGGGACTGGCGCGGTCAAATTCCTGAGGATGATAGAAGAAACTGGCAACGGACAACCTTTGGGCCACTTAGTGAGTGGAGAGAAGATAATGCAGAGGATGTGACAGTGAATTGGCAGGCAAATTCTTCTAATGCTTGGTCACCCCCCAGTACACAGGTAAATgcagaaagaagagaagttcATCCAGCAGAACCTGCAGCAGTTTGGCATGAGAGAGGCACCCGAGAAGCTGCTGGAAATTGGTCAGAGGGGCCCCCTGGTCCTTTTAGAAATCGTCGGTCTGTTCCAGTGAGACGGTTCAACAGGTTTCACCCACCTGATGATGATAACGTCTATAGTATGGAACTTAGGGAACTCTTAAGCAG GAGAAGTGTTTCTAACCTTCTTCGTAGTGGTTTCCGGGAAAGTTTGGACCAATTAATACAATCGTACGTGGATAGGCAAGGTCGTGCTCCCATAGATTGGGATTTGCATAGAACTTTGCCTTCACCAGCTCCTGCTTCTCCACCTCAGGATCAAGACCAACAGAATGAACAGACTGACGAACAAAATGATGCTGTAAATAGACCCACTCTAGTGCTTCCATCTCCGCCAGTTCCTCCACCCCAACCACTTTGGCACCATGACCTGCATCATACCAGCTGGTCTCGTCATACCATGCACCGTTCGGAAATT GAATGGGAGATTATTAACGATCTGAGAGCAGACATGGCAAGACTTCATCAAGGCATGAATCATATGCAGAGAATGTTGGAGGCTTGCATGGATATGCAACTAGAATTGCAGCGATCTGTTAGACAAGAAGTATCGGCAGCATTAAACAGATCTGCTGGTGAAAAAG GTCTACCCGCTGAGACATCAGAGGATGGTTCTAAATGGTGCCATGTGAGGAAGGGAACGTGTTGTGTTTGTTGCGACAGCCATATCGACTCTCTCCTCTACAG ATGTGGACACATGTGCACTTGTTCAAAATGTGCAAATGAGTTGGTCCGTGGTGGAGGCAAATGCCCTCTGTGTCGAGCACCAATCGTGGAAGTGATCCGGGCATACTCGATActgtag
- the LOC101212148 gene encoding non-symbiotic hemoglobin 2, translated as MDFTEKEESLVKESYEVLKKDMPFYSLHFFTQILEIAPAAKAMFSFLRDSEEIPQNNPKLKAHALKVFKMTCEAAIQLKEKGEVIISETTLQYLGSVHLRNGVIDPHFEVVKEALLRTVKEGMGEKWSEEMGNAWTKAYHHLASAIKAEMK; from the exons atggatttcacagagaaggaagaaagttTAGTGAAAGAATCATATGAAGTTTTGAAGAAGGATATGCCTTTCTACAGCCTCCATTTTTTTACTCa GATATTGGAGATAGCTCCAGCAGCAAAGGccatgttttctttcttaaggGATTCTGAAGAGATCCCTCAGAACAATCCTAAGCTCAAAGCTCATGCCTTAAAGGTTTTCAAAATG ACATGTGAAGCAGCCATTCAATTGAAGGAGAAAGGGGAAGTGATCATCTCAGAGACTACGTTGCAATATTTGGGCTCTGTTCACCTTCGTAATGGAGTCATTGATCCACATTTCGAG GTGGTGAAAGAGGCATTGCTACGAACAGTGAAAGAAGGAATGGGAGAGAAATGGAGTGAAGAAATGGGCAATGCATGGACAAAGGCCTATCACCATTTGGCTTCAGCAATCAAAgctgaaatgaaatga